The window TGGGAACCTAGGAGCGGGGCTGTGGAGGGGTGGGATGAGAGGGACTTGTCAGAATTCATTATTGACTGCGAAAGTCACCACCCTCTTTCCGGGCCCTAAAAGAGACAATGGCAGGGCCGGGAAGGTGTATATCAAAGCAGGCCAGGCCGCGTCCCCCCATCCACCCCTTGACAGATGACGCTCCGCAGAGGAGCCTGGCTCCGGCCAGCGGGCTGCGGCCACCCCACATTAACATCACAAGGGCACCCGGCGCCGACCGCGGCCTTGCCACCTCGGCGCAGGACTTCACATCTGCTGACCTCGCGGCCTGGGCTCTGGCGGCTTCCCTCCCGCCCCCTTCCAGGCCCTCACCCCGCGGCCACTCTCCCGGGACACGCAAAAGTCTTCCTTAGGGCGTGCGCGACCTCCGCCAACCGCTCCCCAGAAATGCGCTGTAGAAAGTGGGTCTTTGGGAGCCAGGATCTGGGAGCCCCTGCCAGGAGGAAGGCGCCTCCTCTTGGAGAAGGGACCAAACCAAAGTTCTGCGGCCCACCCGAGGCTGATCTGTGGCCTTCTCCCCGGACGGCCGCATTCCCACCAGGACTCTCCCTAGCATGTGCACAGTGACGCAGAAACCGATGCCCAGAAGCAGCCCCTAAAGGGCGCTTTGATTTATACTAGCTATAATTGGCTATAAACTTCTGCCAAGTGCCCATAACCAGCGTGCCTGCCCAATTGGGGCAGCAAGGAGCGAAGCAAGAAAAGCGGAAGCGCTGAGGGCTGTGGAAAGACTTGATGAAATAAAGGGGGCACGCAACTAGGACTCTCCCCACCGCACTTCCTTGCCACCTCTAGGCACACTCGAACACCAGAAGGGGCAGACCCGGAGTCAATAAGCCCCACAGTCTGGCAAACCTAGGATCTTTttcagatgcacacacacactcacagacatcCCTGACACCCTTTAAAGGAAGCTGTGGGAAAATGACCCCTACCTGGAGCAGCGACTTAATTTCCACCAGGGTTTCCTCCCCGTCTCCCTGCTCTCTCCGCAGACGACTGCCCCTCGGTTTCTTGCCCCTACCCCTCCAGCTTTTGCTTGAAATGACCCCTTCACAGGTCAGAGGTTCAGAGACGGGGCGCGCCCCCGTCGCCTTAGCAGCTGGGGCCAGCACCTTCTTCCCAGCGACAGCAACTCTACCTGGTCTGTCTGCTCGCTGTACCTTGAATTGGCCTAAACGGCCAAACACTGTTCCACGCACAGCCTAGCCGTCCCCCGACACCCCCAACCCCGCTCCAGGTCACTTCTCTTATTGGTTGGctcagatggggaaacagagagCGGAAAGAAACGGCCTAGATCTAGCCCAAGAAGGTTCgagcctccctctctcctccgCGGCCAGGAGCCAGGCAAGGAATGCCTGCGGCAGCAAGTGGGGGAGGACGCGATTCTGCCCGCGTCCAGCAGTGCTCACGCCGACATTCCCTAGAGCTTCCCGAAGATGTCCCGGGGTTGCGAATGAGAAGCTATTGAAAAGAGGACGCCTGAACATGGTGTTGTGAGACTCATAATATTCATTTCCAGGCTCTGTAGGTCAGAGAAGCCCCGAGGGGCCAGAGGCTCCCGAATTTGTTCCCGGACCGTGTCCCTCCTGGCGCGGAGCTCCCAGACAGCCTGGGACGCCCCTGTGCGTAACGGACGGGCGGACGCGCAGCAGCCAGTGGCTCTGCCCGCGCCTTCCCAAGCACCGTCCGGCAGGGCGCAGCCTCGGCTTACCTTGGCTGCCGAGGGACTGCTGCGTCGGCTTCCGCATCCACTCGCACAGGTTCCGCCGCTGGCCGCCGGGGGACAGCTGCTCGGCAGCAGCGGTGGCGGCGGGCCCAGGAGGGCCGGGGTTGAGCGTTTGCAGCAACCCAGAAGCGCAAGAAGGCGCGGCGGCCGGGTGGTGCGGGTGGTGATGCGCGTGGTGGTGCGGGTGGTAGTCAGCGGGGCTGCTGTAGCCCATGGTGGCGGCCGGGGAGCCCCCGTTGAGGCCGTGAGCCACGGCGTTGGCGGCGGCCGCGGCGCCTCCGGGCGCGTAGCCATTCCAGTCCTCCCGGAGTGGGGCGCCGTACGCTGCCGGCCAAGACGGCCCTGGGGACTGCGCGCTGTCCAAGTTCGCTGCCGCTGCAGCCGCGGCCGCCACGTGGTAACCGCCGTAGTCCGGGTATTGCGGGGGGCTGACGAAGTTCTGCGGCGCCAGGTTGAGGCCGCCAGAGTGGCGTACGGAGCTAGGGTACATGCTCACGTCCTTGTCCAGGAGGTAGCTCACGTACATGGTGGCGAGGGCCCGGGAGCAGACCTCACCATGCTGCCTGGGGACGGACGCTGGAGGCTGCCGGGGGGCACGAAGGGAAAGGGGCGAGGGGACTCGAGGAGCGGCGGGTGGCTGCGCCCCAGCCTGCGGTGCTCTGCTGGCTCCTCGCGGCGCTTCTGCCTCCGAGGCGGTCCCTCCCTCTGGcctgcctcttccctccctctctttcttccttctttcctcccacctccttcCCACTAGGCTGCAGAGGCGGGGAAGACCCGCCACAGGCTGGCGTGCGGAGCCCCAGGCCGGCGGCCTTCCGTGATTAACGAGTGTTTACAAGACTCTATTAGTAATGACACAGACACCAATGGTTGGAGACGTCGAGGCGCAGCGCGCACTCAACGCACAACCCCCTGAaacataatttgcattttaaaagataagggGGGGGAGGTTCGTGAGAGGGCAGCGACCTGATCACAGCTAAATATTCAAACCTTTATTGTTAAGAGCTTCCTCCTTCCAACCTGGTGCACTTTAACCTCCAATCACAGGTTCAAAGAATGAAATCAAGAGACTTACAAAAGACAGGGGAGAGAAAAGGCTATCTTGGTGGGAATCTGAGCTTGGAGACAGGAGCAGTGGTTGTTTATGCTTTTGCGGGGAAGGGGGCGGTCAAGAAACTCCTTCTGtcccaaagagaaaagaaaagagaagccatTGCTTTGATGAGAACGTTTCTGACCAACCTGGTAGGTGACAAGCAGAGAGCCCTAAGAGATGGGCCATTCCTTCCCGCCCTGTGCTCCTGGCCCGGACGACTGCAGCCCTAAACAACTGTCACCTCCAATCAGTTATTTTCTTGCCCAAGGAAATTACTCGCCCTCCGTACAAGATAAATTATGATCCTAGATTCAGGCTGCATCTCTGACTTCATCTTACGTTTGAGATTTGAGTTAAAGCGATTTATTGATAAACGTTTACATTCAATAATCAAAAGTTTTAAACTACAAAAGTAATGGGCATGTGGTAGAAGTTAGGCTAGTGGTTATTGGCGTGCGTAAGGAGGCGAACTAGGGGATCGTTGGTAACGCTGTTTCTTAGGCTGCTGGTTACATGAAGTgtcagtttgtgaaaattcattgagctacacttgtatttttcttataCTTGCATAAGTGGTTAACaatgaaggaaaagagaatttCTGCTAATACTTACCTAGGTATTTATGTGTCTTACATCATACCTATATCTTTAAAACTCTGTCCTTTACAAAGTGAAACATTCtcctaagaaatttatttttcatctccagGAGATCACAAGGCAACTCAGGGCCGTTATTAACGATTGTTAATGAAAAGCTCTGAGTTGAGAAAGGATCTCTCTCGGTTTGGGAAGCGCTGCGGCCAAGGGGCCTAGGGCTGGAAGCGGCCGCCTTGGGGACCGGAGCCGCGCAGCCGGGAATTGGGAGCTACCCCGACAGGAGCACGGAGGCGGCGAGATTCGGCTCTCGCGCGCGCCCAACTGGGTTTCAGCAACAGCGTGGAGTGGGCCTGTGGCCGCCGTTCACCTCCTATACCAGCCTTTGACAGCGCTGCCAGATTCGGGAATGAGGACCACTGCGGGGAGGCCCGGCTGGCTGGGCAGCCTGACTCGGTGGCTTTGAGCGCTCTCAGAACCCGCGGGCGCTCGCGGCACTCCTGGAGACCTGCACTTGTCTGTTATTGTCAAGCGTTTCGCTCGGATATTTGTCACCATCGCCTTCATCCTGTCATTTCTGGGGTGCTCTCCAGTGTCCTTTATCTCTCTTGAGCCTCACATCCACCTTGGATCTAGAACAAAACCTAGGAGGTGTTTTTatcctccccattttacaggtgacaaCCAGCAAGTTGCCTCTGCAGACACACCTGAAAGCGATCAGAACTAACCTAGGGCTGCGGGATCCCCTGTTTTTGGTTCCTCCCACC of the Chlorocebus sabaeus isolate Y175 chromosome 3, mChlSab1.0.hap1, whole genome shotgun sequence genome contains:
- the CDX2 gene encoding homeobox protein CDX-2 isoform X2 — protein: MYVSYLLDKDVSMYPSSVRHSGGLNLAPQNFVSPPQYPDYGGYHVAAAAAAAANLDSAQSPGPSWPAAYGAPLREDWNGYAPGGAAAAANAVAHGLNGGSPAATMGYSSPADYHPHHHAHHHPHHPAAAPSCASGLLQTLNPGPPGPAATAAAEQLSPGGQRRNLCEWMRKPTQQSLGSQVKTRTKDKYRVVYTDHQRLELEKEFHYSRYITIRRKAELAATLGLSERLKFGFRTAERRKGKSTRRSCSSNSSSSRRSRLHRHHSLPSLSQVL
- the CDX2 gene encoding homeobox protein CDX-2 isoform X1; protein product: MYVSYLLDKDVSMYPSSVRHSGGLNLAPQNFVSPPQYPDYGGYHVAAAAAAAANLDSAQSPGPSWPAAYGAPLREDWNGYAPGGAAAAANAVAHGLNGGSPAATMGYSSPADYHPHHHAHHHPHHPAAAPSCASGLLQTLNPGPPGPAATAAAEQLSPGGQRRNLCEWMRKPTQQSLGSQVKTRTKDKYRVVYTDHQRLELEKEFHYSRYITIRRKAELAATLGLSERQVKIWFQNRRAKERKINKKKLQQQQQQQPPQPPPPPPQPPQPQPGPLRSVQEPLSPVSSLQASVPGSVPGVLGPTGGVLNPTVTQ